TGTTCGCATGTACAACATTAGCAATGTACTCCAAGTTAACCTGGTGTACAATCCCTGTTGCAGGCGGAACTGCACGATAGTTATCAAAGGCTTTTTGAGCCCAGTGTAAAAATTCGTAACGTTCCTGGTTGCGTTCAAATTCCAGTTCCATGTTGGCACTCAAGGCATCTGGTGTACCGTACTTGTCCACTTGAACAGAATGGTCAATAACGAGGTCGACAGGAACCTCAGGATTAATTTTATCCGGGCTTCCTCCCATATCAACCATTGCTTTTCTCAAGGAAGCGAGGTCTACAACAGCTGGAACGCCTGTGAAATCCTGCAAAATAACCCGGGAAGGTTTGAATGGAACATCTTCTCCAGTGGATTTACTAGTTCCCCAGTTAGATAGACTCTCCACGTGTTCATCTTTAATAACTCGTCCGTCGTGTTGACGGAGCAGAGATTCAAGCAGAATACGGATGGAGAAAGGCAGACGGGAGATCTTGCCATGTCCCGCTTCTTCTAAGGCTTTTAAGTCGTAATAGTTGTACGTTTTGCCATTAATATCAAATTGTTTGCGAGCATTATATGCACTGCTAGCCATAATTCCTTTTTACCCCCTCATCAAAATTAAATGGTGAAGCCAGAGCGGCTTCCCCATTCCCCAATTGTTGATCTGAGTCCATTTTACAAAAAAGGACACAAATTTGCACCCTTTATTGTAAATGAAAACGATTTATAAGTAAAACAAATAAGTCCAATTTTTATATTTTTCGACTTATCCTTTCATGTATCCGCTGTCATTACCAATGGAAGGTTCTTGTAATTCTGACGCCAACCTCTTATAATTAAGGACATCAAATACTTAGAAGATGAAACAGGGTGATTATCAATGTCCCTCGGCTTTTCCTTATTTATCATATCGTGGATTATCATCATGATCGGCTTGATGAGTATCGGCGGATTTTTTATGTTTCGAAAATTTCTTAAACGCCTGCCTAAGGAAGACGGACGATCCGTGATCGACTGGGAAGAACGTTACATTGAATTAACACGTCATATGTGGACCCAGGAAAAAAAGGACCTGCTCGAAGAACTCGTTTCACCTGTCCCTGAGCTGTTCAGAGATGTAGCACGTCAGAAGATTGCAGGAAGAATCGGGCAAGTGGCTCTTGAAAAAAAATCTTCAAAGATTACGGAATCCATCCTCATTGAAGGATATATCCTGGCAACGCCAAAACGAGATCATAAATTTCTCATCAAAAAACTGGAAGAAAAACAAATTGATCTCACTCCCTATCAGCCGCTCTTGGAACAAAGTATAACACCATAGAAAAAAGGACCAGGCTAAACCGCCTGGTCCTTTTTTAATTAAACGTTTGCATCCTGAGTCTTCATTTTCTTTTCCAACTGCAGAAATTGTCTCAGCATGGCAATCCGCCAGGAAATAATCATTCCAAAGGCAAGGAGAAAAAACATCCCGCTTGTTTCGCCTAAGGTTTCCTTTTGGCCGATAATAACCTTCAGTATAATTCTAAGCACAAGCAAGCCAACGAGAATAAAAACAAATCCTCTTGAGGGCTTTAAATATATTTCTTCACCCCGGATTTCGAAGCGTGATGTCCGAATGAGAAAAATCGAAAAGATCACCCCTACAATCAGGGCTTCCGCTACCTGACTCCAAGCAACACGGAATTCAGGAAACAAAAACATAAAAGCACCTGTACTCATGAATATCGGCGGTAAAATGATTTTTTTAATACTGGCTGGCTTTTTGGCTGCCTTGAGACGCACAAAAATCATCCCAGTTGCCATACCAGCCGCCAGGATCGTACTTGCTATTAACCAATACATAAACTATTCACTCTTCCCATTCCGCTCATTTACGATTAGTTCAAAACTCGTTTAATGGCATCAAGAACTCTTGTTTCATCAAAAGGCTTTACGATAAAATCTTTCGCTCCGTTCTCAATCGCTTCCACGACCATTTTCTGCTGCCCCATTGCTGAACACATCACAATTTGGGCGTCTTCTGATTGAGCCTTAATTTCCTTAAGAGCTTCCAGGCCATTTTTTTCCGGCATGGTAATGTCCAAGGTTACAAGATCAGGGTTCAGCTTCTCATACATCTCCACTGCTTCCTGTCCGTTTTCTGCTTCTCCGATGACTTCGTGGTTGCCTTTTTCCAGGATGGTAGTTAGTGTCATACGCATAAACTTTGCATCATCTACAACTAAAATTTTTGCCATGTGTGCTCCTCCAATTTACTCTTCATCAATATCATCCGCAATTGTAAGGATGATGGTCATCGTTACGC
This Halobacillus salinarum DNA region includes the following protein-coding sequences:
- a CDS encoding DUF2621 family protein, whose translation is MSLGFSLFIISWIIIMIGLMSIGGFFMFRKFLKRLPKEDGRSVIDWEERYIELTRHMWTQEKKDLLEELVSPVPELFRDVARQKIAGRIGQVALEKKSSKITESILIEGYILATPKRDHKFLIKKLEEKQIDLTPYQPLLEQSITP
- a CDS encoding CcdC family protein is translated as MYWLIASTILAAGMATGMIFVRLKAAKKPASIKKIILPPIFMSTGAFMFLFPEFRVAWSQVAEALIVGVIFSIFLIRTSRFEIRGEEIYLKPSRGFVFILVGLLVLRIILKVIIGQKETLGETSGMFFLLAFGMIISWRIAMLRQFLQLEKKMKTQDANV
- a CDS encoding response regulator; the encoded protein is MAKILVVDDAKFMRMTLTTILEKGNHEVIGEAENGQEAVEMYEKLNPDLVTLDITMPEKNGLEALKEIKAQSEDAQIVMCSAMGQQKMVVEAIENGAKDFIVKPFDETRVLDAIKRVLN